In Zea mays cultivar B73 chromosome 7, Zm-B73-REFERENCE-NAM-5.0, whole genome shotgun sequence, the following proteins share a genomic window:
- the LOC100273338 gene encoding Probable serine/threonine-protein kinase WNK5, translating to MAVDRVDGEEAFEEVDPTGRFGRYADVLGLGSVKKVYRGFDQEEGIEVAWNRVRLRSLADRDPGMVERLHAEVRLLRSLSHDHIIGFHKVWLDRDAGVLNFITEVCTSGSLREYRHRHRHVSVKALKKWARQILEGLNHLHTHDPCIIHRDLNCSNVFINGNNGQVKIGDLGLAAIVDKTHVAHTILGTPEFMAPELYTETYTESVDIYSYGMCVLEMVTREVPYAECGSVVQIFHNVTRGVPPAALKRLKDAELRGFIERCIGQPRNRPSAADLLQDPFFNGVRGGDDDDDAAALADASSVVAAAPVPRPRSYVDDLAGLRLD from the exons ATGGCGGTGGACCGCGTGGACGGCGAGGAGGCGTTCGAGGAGGTGGACCCGACGGGGCGGTTCGGGCGGTACGCGGACGTGCTGGGGCTCGGGTCCGTCAAGAAGGTGTACCGCGGGTTCGACCAGGAGGAGGGGATCGAGGTGGCGTGGAACCGCGTCCGGCTGCGGTCGCTGGCCGACCGCGACCCCGGCATGGTGGAGCGCCTCCACGCCGAGGTGCGCCTCCTCCGCTCGCTCAGCCACGACCACATCATCGGCTTCCACAAGGTGTGGCTGGACCGCGACGCCGGCGTCCTCAACTTCATCACCGAGGTCTGCACCTCCGGGAGCCTCCGCGAGTACCGCCACCGACACCGCCACGTCTCCGTCAAGGCGCTCAAGAAGTGGGCGCGCCAGATCCTCGAGGGGCTCAACCACCTCCACACCCACGACCCCTGCATCATCCACCGCGACCTCAACTGCAGCAACGTCTTCATCAATGGCAACAACGGCCAG GTCAAGATCGGCGACCTCGGGCTGGCGGCGATCGTGGACAAGACGCACGTGGCGCACACCATCCTGGGCACGCCGGAGTTCATGGCGCCGGAGCTGTACACGGAGACGTACACGGAGTCGGTGGACATCTACTCGTACGGCATGTGCGTGCTGGAGATGGTCACGCGGGAGGTGCCCTACGCCGAGTGCGGCAGCGTCGTGCAGATCTTCCACAACGTCACCCGGGGCGTCCCGCCCGCGGCGCTCAAGCGGCTCAAGGACGCCGAGCTGCGGGGCTTCATCGAGCGCTGCATCGGCCAGCCCCGGAACCGGCCCTCGGCCGCTGACCTCCTGCAGGACCCCTTCTTCAACGGCGTCCGTGgcggggacgacgacgacgacgccgcggcGCTCGCCGACGCCTCCAGCGTCGTCGCCGCCGCGCCCGTGCCGCGCCCCAGGAGCTACGTCGACGACCTCGCCGGGCTCCGGCTGGACTGA
- the LOC100279937 gene encoding BTB/POZ domain-containing protein At5g48130, translating to MKLVTGVDLETEVELSPIAKAEEAAVFSPYSSPSTALLLQRRVVSWSTETGSPATVRVRLGDRSFDLHKDPLVSKCKYFSEASLQSGGDVVELPASSPGVREAFEAVALFCYGDAVALDPFNVAAVRCAAELLGVGGLGARCDLYISQVVLQSWDDALIVLQRCLPLLPAAEELLVVSRCVEALAFMACMEILDPEQRRNQLPGAGGAASRALVGRRWDAELVKELAARDLWVKDLLALPFQFFDRIVRALRRQGMKEKYVGPVVLFYANKWVLSKKTHRFWATTDDEAIDGETDANRRAAAILEGVVGLLPAESPAVAANGAIPVAFYFALLSRSLTLELSDESRTKLRGHVASNLRFARVDDLPLPEEEADGRSIADSREVRAMESIVSNHASVQRKGVEAVSELWDRYLLQFAGDPKLRPERLAELIGAIPASDRKTHDHLYEAINTYLVEHRGLSGEEKATLCGHLDCRKLSHEACVQAVQNERMPLRLIVQALFVQQMHTHRAFTECSDSFRCTRSGELVPGAGGYTPSPGCPAIPTSQPLSGSSPYDSHHHAPRDAKLRARDDASSDYETASFRIQALEQEIISLKRTLQQHNTLRGSASARGEGKEPSFRVAVDAGAPATIKRRATVSGSCIGSMRWGSQRRCASRILRVFARLAVFGRGRSRGKQSKCSASTEQQNCM from the exons ATGAAGCTGGTGACGGGGGTGGATTTGGAGACGGAGGTGGAGCTGTCGCCGATCGCCAAGGCCGAGGAAGCGGCCGTGTTTAGCCCCTACTCCAGTCCGAGCACCGCCTTATTGCTGCAGAGGAGAGTCGTGTCGTG GTCCACGGAGACCGGGTCTCCGGCGACGGTCCGCGTGCGCCTCGGCGACAGAAGCTTCGACCTGCACAAG GACCCTCTGGTGTCCAAGTGCAAGTACTTCAGCGAGGCGTCGCTCCAGTCCGGCGGCGACGTCGTCGAGCTGCCGGCCAGCTCCCCGGGGGTCCGCGAGGCGTTCGAGGCGGTCGCGCTCTTCTGCTACGGCGACGCCGTGGCGCTGGACCCCTTCAACGTCGCGGCGGTGCGGTGCGCGGCGGAGCTCCTGGGCGTGGGCGGCCTCGGCGCGCGCTGCGACCTGTACATCAGCCAGGTGGTGCTGCAGAGCTGGGACGACGCGCTCATCGTGCTGCAGCGCTGCCTGCCCCTGCTCCCCGCCGCCGAGGAGCTCCTCGTCGTCAGCCGCTGCGTCGAGGCGCTGGCGTTCATGGCGTGCATGGAGATCCTCGACCCGGAGCAGCGGCGGAACCAGCTGCCCGGcgccggcggcgcggcctcgCGCGCGCTGGTCGGCCGCCGCTGGGACGCCGAGCTCGTCAAGGAGCTCGCCGCGCGCGACCTCTGGGTCAAGGACCTGCTCGCGCTCCCGTTCCagttcttcgaccggatcgtgcgGGCGCTGCGGCGCCAGGGCATGAAGGAGAAGTACGTCGGCCCCGTCGTCCTCTTCTACGCCAACAAGTGGGTGCTCTCCAAGAAGACGCACAGGTTCTGGGCGACCACGGACGACGAGGCCATCGACGGCGAGACCGACGCCAACAGGAGGGCCGCCGCGATCCTGGAGGGCGTGGTCGGGCTGCTCCCGGCCGAGTCGCCGGCAGTGGCTGCGAACGGCGCCATCCCCGTGGCGTTCTACTTCGCCCTGCTGTCGCGGTCGCTCACCCTGGAGCTGAGCGACGAAAGCCGGACAAAACTGCGAGGACATGTTGCGTCGAATTTGCGGTTCGCTCGCGTGGACGACCTGCCGCTGCCGGAGGAAGAAGCCGACGGCCGGTCCATCGCAGATAGCAGGGAGGTGAGGGCAATGGAGAGCATCGTGTCAAACCATGCCTCCGTCCAAAGGAAAGGCGTGGAGGCCGTCTCCGAGCTGTGGGATCGGTACCTCCTGCAGTTTGCTGGCGatcccaagctccggccggaaagGCTAGCAGAGCTGATCGGAGCCATTCCGGCAAGCGACCGGAAGACGCACGACCACTTGTACGAAGCAATCAACACATATTTAGTG GAGCACCGGGGTCTGTCCGGGGAGGAGAAGGCGACGCTGTGCGGCCACCTGGATTGCCGGAAGCTGTCGCACGAGGCGTGCGTCCAGGCCGTGCAGAACGAGCGGATGCCGCTCCGGCTGATCGTGCAGGCGCTGTTCGTGCAGCAGATGCACACGCACCGCGCCTTCACGGAGTGCTCCGACTCGTTCCGGTGCACGCGCTCAGGGGAACTCGTCCCGGGCGCCGGCGGGTACACGCCGAGCCCCGGGTGCCCCGCCATCCCCACCAGCCAGCCCCTCAGCGGCAGCAGCCCGTACGACAGCCACCACCACGCCCCGCGCGACGCCAAGCTCCGCGCCCGGGACGACGCTTCGTCGGACTACGAGACGGCCAGCTTCAGGATCCAGGCGCTGGAGCAGGAGATCATCTCGCTGAAACGGACCCTGCAGCAGCACAACACCCTGAGGGGCTCGGCCTCGGCTCGCGGGGAAGGCAAGGAGCCGAGCTTCAGGGTCGCCGTAGACGCGGGCGCGCCGGCGACCATCAAGCGTCGAGCCACGGTCTCCGGCAGCTGCATCGGCTCCATGCGCTGGGGCTCGCAGCGCCGGTGCGCCAGCAGGATCCTGCGCGTCTTCGCGAGGCTAGCCGTGTTCGGGAGGGGTAGGTCGAGGGGGAAGCAGAGCAAGTGCAGCGCATCAACAGAGCAGCAGAATTGCATGTAG